From Brassica oleracea var. oleracea cultivar TO1000 chromosome C3, BOL, whole genome shotgun sequence, a single genomic window includes:
- the LOC106331005 gene encoding uncharacterized protein LOC106331005, whose translation MPNISCFNEPENDGGLSQTQKDGLRDSRKRDKKALCLIYQGLDEDTFEKVAGARTSKEAWEKLQTSYKGAEQVKKEGELISDYFSRVLTVTNNVKRNGEKLDDVRIMEKVLRSLDSKFEHIVTVIEETKDLETMTMEQLLGSLQAYEEKKKKKEDIVEQVLKMRIDHKEESGRSNLRRGGGHFRGRGRGVNGRGWRPYEDNFNQIGENSSRGRGRGNTKSRYAKSSIKCYSCGKFGHYASECKTPNNNRVEEKSNYVEERSKEEYMLLMAYKRM comes from the exons ATGCCGAATATCTCCT GCTTCAATGAACCGGAGAATGATGGTGGTCTATCTCAAACTCAAAAGGATGGTTTGAGAGATTCAAGGAAGAGAGACAAGAAGGCTCTCTGTCTAATCTATCAAGGATTAGATGAAGATACATTTGAGAAGGTTGCTGGTGCAAGGACGTCCAAAGAAGCATGGGAGAAGCTTCAAACATCTTACAAGGGAGCGGAACAAGTTAAGAAG GAAGGAGAACTCATCTCAGATTACTTCTCAAGAGTCTTGACGGTTACTAATAACGTAAAGAGAAATGGTGAGAAGTTAGATGATGTGAGAATCATGGAGAAAGTTCTTAGATCATTGGATTCGAAATTCGAACACATTGTTACCGTGATTGAAGAGACAAAAGACTTGGAGACTATGACAATGGAGCAACTTCTTGGATCACTACAAGCTTATGAAGAAAAGAAGAAGAAGAAAGAAGATATTGTGGAGCAAGTTCTCAAGATGAGAATTGATCACAAGGAAGAAAGTGGTCGAAGCAATCTAAGACGTGGTGGCGGTCATTTCCGAGGACGAGGCCGTGGTGTAAATGGACGAGGTTGGAGACCATATGAAGACAACTTCAACCAAATAGGAGAGAACTCATCAAGAGGTCGTGGAAGAGGAAACACAAAATCAAGGTACGCAAAATCAAGCATCAAATGCTATAGTTGTGGGAAATTTGGGCATTATGCTTCTGAGTGCAAAACTCCAAACAACAATAGAGTTGAAGAGAAGTCCAACTATGTTGAAGAAAGGAGTAAAGAAGAATATATGCTATTGATGGCTTACAAGAGGATGTGA
- the LOC106332315 gene encoding uncharacterized WD repeat-containing protein C17D11.16-like isoform X1 encodes MGTSSFPNTAITTKFLKLFAMNLVGPSKTTELLTVRMITAFSWVPKGAAKAIPDRAELPSKEEIEKLKETCDQVYSEDEEDNTEDEKENGEVAHAKTIAEAFGKSSRSKNASSSIEVDDLNDDFMKELDMDNYDEEDYRIEILSSGNGGLYYASNEMDPYLMNHDDSDDSDEDEDQTILPTKSIIVCAKTDDNDASYLDVCVCEETSNGYPNIYSRGRFELPTAPLCTAWLDCPLKGGEKGNFLAVGLYKKPMIEIWDLDVKDEVLPCVQLGGKEKGHYKEGSHTRSVLGLAWNREFRNTLASSSADKKVKVWDMATEKCMITMEHHTKKVQAVAWNHYAPEVLLSGSFDQTVVLNDGRKPSHSGFKWSVMSKVESLAWDPHSEHSFVVSLKNGTVKVFDVRQASNSASDLKPSFTLQAHHKPATCVSYNISAPNLLATGSMDKTVKLWDLSDNKPSCIASHIPNAGSLFSIDFSPDNPFLLAIGGTRGDLKVWDTLSDTNVSRRYGSSRARP; translated from the exons ATGGGAACTTCAAGCTTCCCAAACACTGCGATAACAACGAAGTTCTTAAAGCTCTTTGCAATGAATCTGGTTGGACCGTCGAAGACGACGGAACTACTTACCGTAAG AATGATAACTGCATTTTCATGGGTACCAAAAGGGGCTGCAAAGGCCATACCTGATCGTGCTGAACTTCCTTCTAAGGAGGAAATCGAAAAGCTCAAAGAGACTTGTGATCAAGTTTACAGTGAGGACGAAGAAGACAATACTGAGGATGAAAAAGAGAATGGTGAAGTTGCTCACGCGAAAACAATAGCAGAAGCTTTTGGAAAATCTTCCAGAAGCAAGAATGCTTCTTCTTCAATTGAGGTTGATGACTTAAATGATGATTTTATGAAAGAACTCGACATGGATAATTACGATGAAGAAGATTATA GAATTGAAATTCTTAGCTCCGGGAATGGAGGTCTTTATTATGCGAGCAATGAGATGGATCCATATCTCATGAATCATGAT GATAGTGATGACTCAGATGAAGATGAGGACCAGACAATCTTACCAACCAAGTCAATAATTGTCTGCGCTAAGACCGACGACAATGATGCTAGCTATCTTGAT GTTTGTGTATGCGAGGAAACATCGAATGGTTACCCAAATATTTATAGTCGTGGTAGATTTGAATTGCCAACAGCTCCGTTGTGTACTGCTTGGCTTGATTGTCCACTTAAAGGAGGAGAAAAAG GAAATTTCTTAGCTGTTGGTTTGTATAAGAAGCCCATGATAGAGATATGGGATCTTGACGTT AAAGACGAGGTGTTACCTTGTGTACAACTAGGAGGAAAAGAGAAAGGG CATTACAAAGAAGGTAGCCACACTAGATCAGTTCTTGGTCTTGCTTGGAATAGGGAGTTTCG AAACACTCTTGCTAGTTCTAGTGCTGACAAAAAGGTTAAAGTTTGGGATATGGCTACTGAAAAATGTATGATTACTATGGAGCATCACACAAAGAAG GTTCAAGCGGTTGCTTGGAATCATTATGCTCCAGAAGTGCTTCTTAGTGGGTCGTTTGACCAGACTGTTGTATTG AATGACGGAAGAAAGCCTTCACACTCGGGTTTCAAATGGTCAGTCATGTCCAAAGTAGAAAGCTTGGCCTGGGATCCACACAGTGAACATTCCTTTGTG GTAAGTCTTAAAAATGGAACTGTAAAGGTTTTCGATGTACGTCAAGCCTCAAATTCAGCCTCTGATTTAAAACCAAGTTTCACTCTCCAAGCACATCACAAACCAGCCACCTGCGTCTCATACAACATTTCAGCGCCTAAT CTTTTGGCAACGGGGTCTATGGATAAAACGGTTAAGCTCTGGGATCTTTCAGACAACAAGCCTTCATGCATTGCTTCTCACATACCAAACGCT GGAAGCTTATTTTCCATTGATTTCTCTCCGGATAATCCTTTCTTACTCGCTATCGGTGGCACAAGGGGGGATCTAAAAGTTTGGGACACACTTTCTGACACAAATGTCTCCCGTAGATACGGAAGCAGCCGAGCCCGACCATAA
- the LOC106332315 gene encoding uncharacterized WD repeat-containing protein C17D11.16-like isoform X2: MITAFSWVPKGAAKAIPDRAELPSKEEIEKLKETCDQVYSEDEEDNTEDEKENGEVAHAKTIAEAFGKSSRSKNASSSIEVDDLNDDFMKELDMDNYDEEDYRIEILSSGNGGLYYASNEMDPYLMNHDDSDDSDEDEDQTILPTKSIIVCAKTDDNDASYLDVCVCEETSNGYPNIYSRGRFELPTAPLCTAWLDCPLKGGEKGNFLAVGLYKKPMIEIWDLDVKDEVLPCVQLGGKEKGHYKEGSHTRSVLGLAWNREFRNTLASSSADKKVKVWDMATEKCMITMEHHTKKVQAVAWNHYAPEVLLSGSFDQTVVLNDGRKPSHSGFKWSVMSKVESLAWDPHSEHSFVVSLKNGTVKVFDVRQASNSASDLKPSFTLQAHHKPATCVSYNISAPNLLATGSMDKTVKLWDLSDNKPSCIASHIPNAGSLFSIDFSPDNPFLLAIGGTRGDLKVWDTLSDTNVSRRYGSSRARP; encoded by the exons ATGATAACTGCATTTTCATGGGTACCAAAAGGGGCTGCAAAGGCCATACCTGATCGTGCTGAACTTCCTTCTAAGGAGGAAATCGAAAAGCTCAAAGAGACTTGTGATCAAGTTTACAGTGAGGACGAAGAAGACAATACTGAGGATGAAAAAGAGAATGGTGAAGTTGCTCACGCGAAAACAATAGCAGAAGCTTTTGGAAAATCTTCCAGAAGCAAGAATGCTTCTTCTTCAATTGAGGTTGATGACTTAAATGATGATTTTATGAAAGAACTCGACATGGATAATTACGATGAAGAAGATTATA GAATTGAAATTCTTAGCTCCGGGAATGGAGGTCTTTATTATGCGAGCAATGAGATGGATCCATATCTCATGAATCATGAT GATAGTGATGACTCAGATGAAGATGAGGACCAGACAATCTTACCAACCAAGTCAATAATTGTCTGCGCTAAGACCGACGACAATGATGCTAGCTATCTTGAT GTTTGTGTATGCGAGGAAACATCGAATGGTTACCCAAATATTTATAGTCGTGGTAGATTTGAATTGCCAACAGCTCCGTTGTGTACTGCTTGGCTTGATTGTCCACTTAAAGGAGGAGAAAAAG GAAATTTCTTAGCTGTTGGTTTGTATAAGAAGCCCATGATAGAGATATGGGATCTTGACGTT AAAGACGAGGTGTTACCTTGTGTACAACTAGGAGGAAAAGAGAAAGGG CATTACAAAGAAGGTAGCCACACTAGATCAGTTCTTGGTCTTGCTTGGAATAGGGAGTTTCG AAACACTCTTGCTAGTTCTAGTGCTGACAAAAAGGTTAAAGTTTGGGATATGGCTACTGAAAAATGTATGATTACTATGGAGCATCACACAAAGAAG GTTCAAGCGGTTGCTTGGAATCATTATGCTCCAGAAGTGCTTCTTAGTGGGTCGTTTGACCAGACTGTTGTATTG AATGACGGAAGAAAGCCTTCACACTCGGGTTTCAAATGGTCAGTCATGTCCAAAGTAGAAAGCTTGGCCTGGGATCCACACAGTGAACATTCCTTTGTG GTAAGTCTTAAAAATGGAACTGTAAAGGTTTTCGATGTACGTCAAGCCTCAAATTCAGCCTCTGATTTAAAACCAAGTTTCACTCTCCAAGCACATCACAAACCAGCCACCTGCGTCTCATACAACATTTCAGCGCCTAAT CTTTTGGCAACGGGGTCTATGGATAAAACGGTTAAGCTCTGGGATCTTTCAGACAACAAGCCTTCATGCATTGCTTCTCACATACCAAACGCT GGAAGCTTATTTTCCATTGATTTCTCTCCGGATAATCCTTTCTTACTCGCTATCGGTGGCACAAGGGGGGATCTAAAAGTTTGGGACACACTTTCTGACACAAATGTCTCCCGTAGATACGGAAGCAGCCGAGCCCGACCATAA
- the LOC106331007 gene encoding LOW QUALITY PROTEIN: uncharacterized WD repeat-containing protein C17D11.16-like (The sequence of the model RefSeq protein was modified relative to this genomic sequence to represent the inferred CDS: inserted 2 bases in 1 codon), whose protein sequence is ITAVSWIPKGSLKPVPDAAEPPSKEEIKELIESGAFTVDHANEDEEEMKEEEISEVDHAKAVAEAFGKSSNSKKASSTMEVDDVAAGMKELDMDNYDEEDDGIELFSSGRGYLYYPSNELDPYPNDAADDDDDEDDIDDTTIKPTDSVIICARNEDEVSHLEVYVYEESSDGSPNMYVHHRIIIPEFPLCTAWMDCPLKGGEKGNFVSIGSKETPTIEIWDLDVRDEVLPCVQLGGVEEMEIIKKMKSKKQGKYKEGSHTDSVLGLAWNKEFRNILASGSADNKVKVWDMATGTCKITMEHHTKEVQAVAWNHYAPXVLLSGSFDQTVVLKDGRQPSHSGFKWSVMSDVESLAWDPHCEHSFVVSLEDGTVKGFDIRAAHSGSDSDLKPSFTIQAHDQDKGVSSISYNISAPNLLATGSMDKTVKLWELSNNEPSCIASHKPKAGAVFSISFSADNPFLLAIGGSKGELHVWDTLLDANVSRKYGSKQS, encoded by the exons ATAACGGCAGTTTCATGGATTCCAAAAGGGTCTTTAAAGCCAGTTCCTGACGCTGCTGAACCTCCTTCAAAGGAAGAGATCAAAGAGCTCATTGAGAGTGGAGCTTTCACT GTTGATCACGCCAACGAGGATGAAGAAGAAATGAAAGAAGAAGAGATTAGTGAGGTTGATCACGCCAAGGCTGTAGCAGAAGCTTTTGGCAAGTCTTCCAATAGCAAGAAGGCTTCTTCTACTATGGAGGTTGATGATGTAGCTGCTGGAATGAAAGAACTCGACATGGATAATTACGATGAAGAGGATGATG GCATTGAACTCTTCAGCTCTGGGCGTGGAT ATCTTTATTATCCGAGTAATGAGTTGGATCCATATCCCAATGATGCTGCT GATGACGATGATGATGAAGATGATATTGATGATACGACAATCAAGCCAACAGATTCAGTGATTATCTGCGCTAGGAATGAAGATGAAGTCAGCCATTTAGAG GTTTATGTGTATGAGGAATCATCTGATGGCTCTCCAAACATGTATGTTCATCATCGCATTATTATACCGGAGTTTCCCTTGTGTACTGCATGGATGGATTGTCCTCTTAAAGGAGGTGAAAAAG GGAATTTTGTATCTATTGGCTCAAAGGAAACGCCGACAATTGAGATATGGGATCTTGATGTT AGGGACGAGGTGCTACCTTGTGTACAACTAGGAGGAGTAGAGGAGATGGAGATTATTAAGAAAATGAAGAGCAAGAAGCAGGGG AAATATAAAGAAGGTAGCCACACTGATTCAGTACTTGGTCTTGCTTGGAACAAGGAGTTTCG GAATATACTTGCTAGTGGTAGTGCCGACAACAAGGTTAAGGTTTGGGATATGGCTACTGGAACATGCAAGATTACTATGGAGCATCACACAAAAGAG GTTCAAGCGGTTGCTTGGAATCATTATGCTCC GGTGCTTCTGAGTGGGTCGTTTGATCAGACTGTTGTATTG AAAGACGGAAGACAACCTTCACACTCGGGTTTCAAATGGTCAGTCATGTCTGACGTAGAAAGCTTAGCTTGGGATCCCCACTGTGAACACTCCTTTGTG GTAAGTCTTGAGGATGGAACCGTGAAAGGTTTTGATATACGCGCTGCACATTCAGGTTCAGATTCTGATTTAAAGCCAAGTTTCACTATCCAAGCACATGACCAAGACAAAGGAGTCTCCTCCATCTCATACAACATTTCTGCTCCCAAT CTTTTGGCTACGGGTTCTATGGATAAAACGGTGAAACTTTGGGAACTTTCGAACAATGAGCCTTCATGCATTGCTTCACACAAACCAAAAGCT GGAGCTGTATTCTCCATTTCATTCTCAGCGGACAACCCTTTCTTGCTTGCTATTGGTGGCTCAAAGGGAGAACTACAT GTTTGGGACACACTGTTGGACGCTAATGTCTCTCGCAAGTATGGAAGCAAACAATCTTGA